A stretch of Hyla sarda isolate aHylSar1 unplaced genomic scaffold, aHylSar1.hap1 scaffold_607, whole genome shotgun sequence DNA encodes these proteins:
- the LOC130340998 gene encoding proton-coupled zinc antiporter SLC30A2-like, whose amino-acid sequence MEPGGDSETRRLVEPNKGGGGLKIKSLFTGTKELFPGFPFQNGGSSVSIELERPVSQHCHGSCSFSDNQQKLTARKKLYFACVVCFLFMIGEVVGGYIAHSLAIMTDAAHLLTDLGSMCVSLFSLWISTRQPTKDMTFGWHRSEILGGLASVLSIWIVTGILLYLATARIINNDYDIDGHVMLITSGCAFIVNIIMAYILHQSTTFHGHSHGSGYEKIGDSQSSGLSLHLGHHGNTSVRAAFIHVIGDLLQSIGVMVAAIIIYFKPQYKIADPVCTFLFSVFVLATTITILRDVFWVLMEGRPRSIAHAAVKEVLMSVQGVQSVHCLRLWALTLSQNIVSVHLAIDESREADVVLREATELLQSKFEFFICTIQVERYVEDMAVCPQCQDPTG is encoded by the exons TCTTTTTACAGGCACCAAGGAACTCTTTCCAGGATTTCCTTTCCAGAATGGGGGTTCCTCAGTGTCCATTGAGCTGGAGAGGCCGGTCTCCCAGCACTGCCATGGTTCCTGCTCATTCTCCGACAATCAACAGAAGCTGACGGCGCGGAAGAAGCTGTACTTTGCCTGTGTGGTGTGCTTTCTCTTCATGATCGGAGAGGTCGTAG GAGGGTATATTGCGCATAGTCTGGCCATCATGACGGATGCCGCCCATCTCCTGACTGACCTGGGAAGTATGTGCGTCAGCCTCTTCTCCCTGTGGATATCTACCCGACAACCAACAAAGGACATGACATTCGGCTGGCACCGCTCAG AAATCCTGGGAGGATTGGcctctgtcctctccatctgGATTGTcactgggattctgctgtaccTGGCCACCGCTCGGATCATCAATAATGACTATGACATTGATGGACATGTCATGCTCATCACCTCCGGCTGCGCCTTCATCGTCAACATCAT TATGGCCTACATCCTCCACCAGTCCACAACCTTCCATGGGCACAGTCACGGCTCAGGCTACGAGAAGATCGGCGACAGTCAAAGCAGCGGGCTGTCTCTACACCTGGGTCACCACGGAAACACGAGCGTCCGAGCAGCATTCATTCACGTGATCGGTGACCTTCTACAAAGTATTGGAGTCATGGTTGCTGCCATTATTATTTACTTCAAA CCTCAGTATAAGATCGCTGATCCCGTCTGCACCTTCCTCTTCTCCGTCTTTGTCCTGGCGACAACAATCACCATTTTACGTGATGTGTTTTGGGTTCTAATGGAAG GCAGACCCCGCAGTATCGCACATGCCGCAGTGAAGGAAGTTCTTATGTCTGTTCAGGGGGTCCAGTCTGTACATTGCCTACGGCTTTGGGCTCTCACCCTCAGTCAGAACATAGTGTCCGTGCATTTGGCCATCG ATGAGTCTCGAGAGGCCGACGTTGTTCTCCGAGAGGCCACAGAACTCCTTCAGAGCAAATTCGAGTTCTTTATTTGCACAATCCAAGTGGAAAGATACGTGGAAGACATGGCAGTGTGCCCACAGTGCCAAGACCCAACCGGATGA